A portion of the Naumovozyma castellii chromosome 2, complete genome genome contains these proteins:
- the PRM5 gene encoding pheromone-regulated protein PRM5 (ancestral locus Anc_2.250), with translation MSSRSIMTLMPRDLPKLVTTTSTSTTPTTNPQSSTRATSTSLSNTAATTSSPGSSHAFPSLSTSSSTSTLLTSSITPPSAKDNPFIINNGKNVNGTVFIIVGSVLGAVFAILSLWWGITTYLSYRTAHRQSILTEKYNAPYNIQKVVSNDSDYSVEIDTEKGLEKPSNKASPIVSQESKELLKRSSFLSGFYDSFEDSVLDTPISNNNVRNSLFVSPTELIQMQRHVPMSFPHFDESAISVISSMSNTKSNSNNKIDVKLQKPEKAITPERLKRNSGISQHSEYNSNNNSGNVTPPITRPVSMNPRRKFTPSMYLDSLGENDV, from the coding sequence ATGTCCTCCAGATCAATCATGACACTAATGCCCAGAGACTTACCCAAGTTGGTTACAACTACGTCAACTTCAACGACACCAACCACAAATCCACAATCAAGCACAAGAGCAACTTCAACCTCGTTATCAAATACAGCTGCTACAACAAGTTCACCGGGTTCTAGTCACGCTTTTCCAAGTTTGAGTACCTCCTCTTCCACCTCCACTTTACTCACATCGAGCATAACACCCCCCTCTGCTAAAGACAATCCatttattataaataatGGGAAAAACGTTAACGGTACTGTATTCATTATTGTGGGATCCGTTTTGGGTGCTGTTTTCGCCATTCTTTCACTTTGGTGGGGGATAACCACTTACCTTTCTTATAGAACTGCTCATCGCCAATCTATTCTTACAGAGAAATATAATGCTCCatataatattcaaaaggTGGTTTCCAATGATTCAGATTATTCCGTGGAGATTGATACTGAAAAGGGATTGGAAAAGCCTTCCAATAAAGCCTCTCCGATTGTAAGTCAAGAAAGTAaggaattattgaaaagaagtAGTTTCCTCAGTGGCTTTTATGATTCATTCGAAGATTCAGTATTGGATACTCCTATAAGTAATAACAATGTAAGAAATTCACTTTTCGTTTCTCCCActgaattaattcaaatgcAACGTCATGTACCTATGAGTTTCCCACATTTTGACGAATCTGCCATTTCagtaatttcttcaatgtcaAACACGAAAAgcaatagtaataataaaattgatgTTAAATTACAAAAACCAGAAAAGGCAATCACCCCAGAAAGATTAAAGAGAAATTCTGGCATTTCACAACATAGTGAGTacaatagtaataataatagtggGAACGTAACACCTCCAATAACAAGACCAGTATCAATGAATCCCAGAAGGAAATTTACACCTTCAATGTATTTAGACAGTTTAGGTGAGAACGATGtttaa
- the RHO3 gene encoding Rho family GTPase RHO3 (ancestral locus Anc_2.249), with translation MAFLCGSSSTSSKAIERKIVILGDGACGKTSLLNVFTRGYFPEVYEPTVFENYIHDIFVDNKHITLSLWDTAGQEEFDRLRSLSYSDTHTIMLCFSIDSRDSLANVQHKWVGEIADHCEGVKLVLVALKCDLRNNDNERSAITPGVIKQQSQTDSVNDLQQQEYQRNNGNNLISYEEGLAMAKKVGALRYLECSAKLNKGVNEAFTEAARVALTAGPQVADNTNEDSGSGCILM, from the coding sequence ATGGCCTTCCTTTGCGGTTCTTCGTCGACTTCCAGCAAGGCAATTGAAAGGAAGATCGTTATCTTAGGTGATGGTGCCTGTGGTAAGACTTCCCTATTGAATGTTTTCACAAGAGGTTATTTCCCAGAAGTTTACGAACCCAcagtttttgaaaattacATTCATGATATCTTCGTGGATAATAAGCATATCACTTTATCGCTATGGGATACTGCAGGTCAGGAAGAATTCGATAGACTACGTTCACTTTCATATTCCGATACGCATACTATAATGTTATGTTTCAGCATAGACTCTCGTGATTCATTGGCTAATGTACAACATAAATGGGTAGGTGAAATCGCTGACCATTGTGAAGGTGTCAAGTTGGTCCTTGTCGCCTTGAAATGTGATCTAAggaataatgataatgaaagaagTGCCATTACGCCGGGCGTCATTAAACAACAATCACAAACGGACAGCGTTAATGACttgcaacaacaagaatatcaaagaaataatggtaataatCTAATAAGCTATGAAGAAGGTCTTGCCATGGCAAAAAAAGTGGGTGCCTTACGTTATTTAGAATGTAGCGctaaattaaataaaggTGTTAATGAAGCCTTTACGGAAGCAGCAAGAGTAGCATTAACTGCTGGCCCACAAGTGGCGGATAATACCAATGAAGACAGTGGAAGTGGATGTATTTTAATGTAG
- the RPI1 gene encoding Rpi1p (ancestral locus Anc_2.244), with the protein MDNNHNNINILNSNNNNNTTNNNNNNAGKDGIYSMTNPQSTENVDASANPSLESTDFNSNDAKESPVSSVTSIGDNGSASGNSSSTMSLKHTRKKWKEHEDIAFLKVLINNSQLLTYVEYFKPMKNFWIRLSHILNVQYGYERNPRQCHDRFKVLYFKASKAENTQTLLSYSNPDEMINSKNELEYRLFQLINTFSYHNGNIILKHQHQLANESEKNILNQDMTLQINPVSNPSSASSVNSIDNISKVQFLQNQGPNQAQQQGVSIPNQRQSQFIPQNEQIYRDSMNQMLIINELKEQVTVLRNEVNILNNRTVEQSKFIQTIWSMIQPQLNPGGGPGTITIAAQYPQYEPQDKFPPLRRYPGDQPH; encoded by the coding sequence ATGGataataatcataataatattaatatcctcaattcaaacaataacaataacactaccaacaacaacaacaataatgCGGGAAAGGATGGAATTTATTCAATGACAAACCCTCAATCCACAGAGAACGTCGACGCTTCCGCAAATCCATCCTTGGAAAGTACTGATTTTAATAGTAATGATGCTAAGGAATCACCAGTATCGTCAGTGACATCCATCGGCGATAATGGAAGTGCGAGTGGGAATTCCTCTTCAACAATGAGTTTGAAACATACGAggaagaaatggaaagaaCATGAAGACATTGCATTCTTAAAAGTCTTAATAAATAACTCTCAATTGTTAACCTATgtggaatattttaaaccaatgaaaaatttctgGATTAGATTATCTCACATTCTTAACGTTCAATATGGGTATGAAAGAAATCCAAGACAATGCCATGATAGATTTAAAGTCttatatttcaaagctTCCAAGGCTGAAAATACACAAACTTTACTAAGTTATTCAAATCCCGATgaaatgataaattcaaaaaatgaattggaatatcgtttatttcaattaataaacACTTTCAGTTATCATAATGGcaatataatattaaaacaTCAACATCAATTAGCCaatgaaagtgaaaaaaatatattgaatcaAGATATGACTTTACAAATCAATCCGGTTTCAAACCCATCCTCAGCATCTTCTGTGAATAGTATAGATAATATTTCTAAAGtacaatttcttcaaaatcaagGACCCAACCAAGCACAACAACAGGGTGTCTCTATTCCAAATCAACGACAATCACAATTTATTCCTCAAAATGAACAAATCTATAGAGATTCCATGAATCAAATGTTAATAATCAATGAACTGAAAGAACAAGTAACTGTACTAAGAAATGAAGTTAATATTCTGAATAATAGAACCGTGGAACAatcaaaatttattcaaacaATATGGTCAATGATTCAACCACAATTGAATCCAGGTGGTGGGCCTGGTACTATTACAATTGCTGCACAATATCCACAATATGAACCGCAAGATAAATTCCCTCCCCTTCGGAGGTATCCAGGCGATCAACCTCattaa
- the NCAS0B06480 gene encoding MFS transporter (ancestral locus Anc_2.241) — protein sequence MQFKKPLGGRKEPQLEQYALKNEEDLSARSSFANSINDSVNSGDGDPIQLHDPHQLEHPAPIPNENSLVRTKSTNDEPDVTTAPYSRFGPREKMILVVQCAFTGFFSSIASSIYYPVLTVIEKLFDISEESVNITVVVYFIFQGLSPSIMGGLADSLGRRPVVLFSVAVYFCACVGLACAQTYPQIIVLRCLQAAGISPVIAINSGIMGDVTTRAERGGYVGYVSGFQVLGNSFGALIGAGISSTWSWRAIFWFLAIGSGICLLASFIVLPETKRTIAGNGSIIPKSRFNRSPSLLFPPLRKRLHLDNPDLETLEPKVKISFLAPLGILKIPEVDIVLLVAGLQYAQMTTHQTALSTVLSKKYHLTVAKIGLCYLPTGICTLISVVTSGRYLNWSYRRKIIKHRQWKKEQETILLEEYNNDMEQVKEIMDNDPKYVFNIFKARIQPAFGTLILSGLGFCAYGWCISVKAPLAAVLVTSGFGSLFSNCILTMSTTLAVDLFPSKAATATSCLNLFRCSLAAIFIACLSKMVDRMTYGGVFTFLAALTTSSSLLLLIPVSRGKELALKRRQQENSLLQKKPTPEKHFSV from the coding sequence ATGCAGTTTAAAAAACCTTTGGGAGGTAGAAAAGAACCTCAACTGGAACAGTATGCATTAAAAAACGAGGAAGATTTGTCCGCTCGTTCAAGTTTTGCCAATTCAATTAACGACAGTGTTAATTCTGGAGATGGGGACCCAATACAATTACATGATCCACATCAACTTGAACATCCAGCGCCAATACCAAACGAAAATTCACTAGTTAGAACAAAATCGACAAATGATGAGCCGGATGTCACAACGGCTCCATACTCTCGATTTGGCCCTAGAGAAAAAATGATCCTTGTAGTGCAATGTGCATTTACtggtttcttttcatcTATTGCTAGTTCAATCTATTATCCTGTCTTAACAgtcattgaaaaattatttgacATTAGTGAAGAATCTGTTAACATTACAGttgttgtttattttatatttcaaGGCCTTTCACCAAGTATAATGGGTGGGTTAGCTGACTCGCTGGGGAGACGTCCAGTGGTTTTATTTTCCGTAGCAGTGTACTTCTGTGCCTGTGTGGGATTAGCTTGTGCTCAAACATATCCACaaattattgttttaaGATGTTTGCAAGCAGCTGGTATATCACCTGTGATCGCTATCAATAGTGGTATTATGGGTGATGTTACAACAAGGGCAGAGAGAGGTGGTTATGTGGGTTATGTCTCCGGGTTTCAAGTTCTTGGTAATTCCTTTGGTGCTTTAATTGGTGCTGGTATTTCTAGTACATGGAGTTGGAGAGcaattttttggtttttaGCCATTGGTTCTGGGATTTGTTTACTAGCATCATTTATTGTCTTACCAGAGACGAAGAGAACGATTGCTGGTAATGGGTcaattattccaaaatcCAGATTTAATAGATCACCAAGTTTGCTTTTCCCACCTTTGAGGAAAAGATTACATTTAGATAATCCTGATTTGGAGACTTTAGAACCCAAAGTGAAAATAAGTTTCCTAGCGCCACTTGGTATCTTAAAGATACCTGAAGTGGATATTGTATTACTTGTTGCTGGCTTACAATATGCTCAAATGACTACTCATCAAACGGCATTATCAACCGTATTGAGTAAAAAATACCATTTAACAGTGGCCAAAATTGGGCTATGTTATTTACCTACTGGTATTTGTACTTTAATTAGTGTCGTCACATCGGGTAGGTATCTAAATTGGAGTTATAGACGCAAAATAATTAAGCATAGACAATGGAAAAAGGAGCAGGAAACCATATTGTtagaagaatataataatgatatggAACAAGTCAAGGAAATCATGGATAATGATCCCAAGTatgttttcaatattttcaaagcTAGAATTCAACCTGCCTTTGGTACTTTAATTTTAAGTGGTCTGGGATTTTGTGCATACGGTTGGTGTATCAGTGTTAAGGCTCCCTTAGCGGCCGTTCTTGTTACAAGTGGGTTTGGgtcattattttccaattgtatATTGACAATGTCAACAACTTTAGCTGTAGATTTGTTCCCATCAAAAGCAGCCACTGCTACTAGTTGTCTGAATTTATTCAGATGCTCCTTAGCAGCTATCTTTATTGCTTGTTTGAGTAAGATGGTGGATAGGATGACCTATGGTGGTGTTTTCACATTTTTAGCAGCTTTAACTACCTCTTCGTCTCTTTTACTGCTAATACCAGTAAGTAGAGGTAAAGAGTTGGCTTTGAAGAGAAGACAACAGGAAAATTCTTTGTTACAGAAAAAACCCACTCCAGAAAAGCATTTCAGTGTTTAA
- the POG1 gene encoding Pog1p (ancestral locus Anc_2.240) — translation MDSKSISNPDQNKINKNDTANAEIRTGANEGPQRSEKLNNSLESTESRDADKSKGLTIPPTGTQTIISSLHTAILKELGIEDPSKLGPIESGIFDKYFQIRQIREQKKLEELRQSNIDRLHSVIKEINDNEKFTEETISVILGFVTNSKNETSSLKRKSPDLNQYASPRSHKRYKSEISSIKEMDVLQSTYPTTESNTPINNAGHRVQFSQESQQRPPMHPVQYNQPQPQPQPQPQPQPYFANGQWYVPQIQGSVQYPFQPSMQGSLRSQHSRGDIDDRRNPNPQNENINVNPSYSRVPMQYHPTYFSPNIRQPVMVIPQSQNGPQEGSFNQYERQQNIYDGRPVGHRRSQSASVMIPQLSGSPQRGPSTNMPAKPVNFLIHTPKHPPPT, via the coding sequence ATGGATTCGAAAAGCATCTCCAATCCTGATCAAAATaagataaataaaaacGATACGGCCAATGCTGAAATAAGGACTGGGGCGAACGAAGGCCCACAACGAtcagaaaaattgaataattcattagaaTCAACTGAATCAAGAGATGCAGACAAATCAAAAGGTTTAACCATTCCTCCTACAGGAACCCAAACAATTATTTCATCACTTCATACTGCTATTTTGAAGGAACTAGGTATTGAAGATCCATCAAAATTGGGGCCAATTGAATCTGGAATATTCGATAAATACTTTCAAATACGTCAAATAAGAGAACAGAAAAAATTGGAGGAATTAAGACaatcaaatattgataGATTACATTCTGTCATCAAAGAGATAAATgacaatgaaaaatttactGAGGAAACCATATCAGTTATATTAGGCTTTGTGActaattcaaaaaatgaaaccTCgtctttgaaaagaaaaagccCTGATTTAAATCAATATGCTAGTCCTAGAAGTCACAAACGATAtaaatctgaaatttcGTCGATTAAAGAAATGGACGTCTTACAATCTACATATCCTACAACTGAATCTAATACACCAATTAATAATGCCGGTCATCGGGTACAATTTTCACAGGAATCTCAACAACGCCCTCCAATGCATCCTGTCCAATACAATCAACcacaaccacaaccacaaccacaaccacaaccacAACCGTATTTTGCTAATGGTCAGTGGTATGTACCACAAATTCAAGGTTCGGTACAGTATCCATTTCAACCTAGTATGCAAGGAAGTCTGAGAAGTCAGCATTCCCGCggtgatattgatgatagaagaaatccaaaccctcaaaatgaaaacattAATGTTAATCCAAGCTACTCCAGGGTACCAATGCAATATCATCCGACATATTTTTCTCCAAATATAAGGCAACCTGTTATGGTCATTCCGCAATCACAAAATGGGCCACAGGAAGGTTCATTTAATCAGTATGAAAGACAACAAAATATATATGACGGTAGACCTGTGGGTCACCGAAGATCACAGAGTGCTTCTGTTATGATACCCCAACTATCGGGGTCACCTCAAAGAGGACCTTCTACGAATATGCCAGCAAAACCAGTAAATTTTTTGATTCATACCCCAAAGCATCCTCCTCCAACTTAA
- the SIM1 gene encoding putative glucosidase SIM1 (ancestral locus Anc_2.239) has product MKVSVTTLAALSLLSADSLANALPRFAFKRDNECTTTATAPGHQHKRAVAVEYVYETVIVDGNGNQITQGVNTQPSAASILNSIISSAPTTHSTTTANVISAVSTVSTSTTTQQQQTTTTTTSSTSTTAAAAATAAAPAVADSSSSSSSSSSSSSSISGDLASYSGPSEKFEDGTIPCSQFPSGQGVIPISWLNEGGWSGVENTDSSTGGSCEEGSYCSYACQAGMSKTQWPSNQPSDGRSVGGLLCQNGYLYRSNTDSDYLCEWGVNAAVVSSELSQGVAICRTDYPGTENMVIPTYVDAGNTVPLTVVDEDTYYTWEGMKTSAQYYVNNAGVSVEDGCIWGTDGSGVGNWAPLNFGAGSSGGISYLSLIPNPNNKAALNFNVKIVAADDQSTVNGECYYENGSFVGGEDGCTVAVTSGQAKFVLYN; this is encoded by the coding sequence ATGAAAGTATCAGTTACCACTTTAGCTGCACTCTCATTACTTTCTGCCGACTCTTTAGCAAACGCCTTACCTCGTTTTGCCTTCAAAAGAGATAACGAATGTACAACAACTGCCACTGCCCCAGGCCATCAACATAAAAGAGCAGTTGCAGTGGAGTACGTCTACGAGACTGTCATCGTTGATGGAAATGGAAATCAAATAACTCAAGGCGTCAATACACAGCCTTCAGCAGCATCTATTCTCAACTCGATAATATCATCAGCACCAACAACTCACTctacaacaacagcaaatGTTATTTCTGCTGTTTCTACAGTAAGCACATCTACAACAACTCAACAGCAACAGACAACTACAACAACTACATCATCTACATCAACTACTGCAGCTGCTGCAGCAACAGCTGCCGCCCCGGCAGTTGCTGACTCAAGttcctcttcctcctcctcttcctcctcctcaAGCAGTATATCGGGTGACTTAGCCTCATACTCAGGTCCTtcagaaaaatttgaagacgGAACCATCCCCTGTAGTCAGTTCCCATCTGGTCAAGGTGTAATTCCTATATCTTGGTTAAATGAAGGTGGCTGGTCAGGTGTCGAAAACACTGACAGTTCCACTGGTGGTTCATGCGAGGAAGGTTCATATTGCTCGTACGCCTGTCAGGCAGGTATGTCCAAAACACAATGGCCTTCCAACCAACCTTCTGATGGTAGATCCGTGGGTGGTTTGTTATGTCAAAATGGGTACTTGTATCGTTCTAACACTGATTCAGATTATCTATGTGAATGGGGGGTTAATGCTGCAGTTGTCTCTTCAGAATTAAGTCAAGGTGTCGCCATTTGTAGAACTGATTATCCAGGTACTGAAAATATGGTCATTCCAACTTATGTTGATGCTGGTAATACTGTCCCATTAACAGTGGTAGACGAAGATACATACTACACTTGGGAAGGAATGAAAACATCCGCTCAATATTACGTTAACAATGCCGGTGTTTCAGTGGAAGACGGTTGTATTTGGGGTACTGATGGATCTGGTGTAGGTAATTGGGCTCCATTGAATTTTGGTGCTGGTTCATCAGGTGGGATAAGTTACTTGTcattaattccaaatccAAATAACAAAGCCGCATTAAACTTCAACGTTAAAATTGTTGCTGCTGACGACCAATCTACTGTGAACGGCGAATGTTACTACGAGAATGGTAGCTTTGTCGGAGGTGAAGATGGTTGTACCGTCGCTGTTACATCCGGTCAAGCTAAATTTGTATTGTACAATTAa
- the AYR1 gene encoding acylglycerone-phosphate reductase (ancestral locus Anc_2.238), with protein MSSTTIESRKTAIVTGASSGIGYEITKELARNGFIVYACARRLGPIDDLINDLAPELTTELAKAVIKPYQLDISKEDEVKQFRVFLEKELPNGKLDLLYNNAGQSCTFPALDVTNDVMEQCFKVNVFGHVNMCRELASYLIQARGTIVFTGSLAGITPFPFGSIYSATKAAIHEYARVLHLEMKPFGVRVINVVTGGVATNIADTRPLPDDSVYNFPEGRKAFEYRQSMAKNHHPMPADVYAKELIKDILSDKDPVDVYRGKLATIMSYVMMLVPYSLLEWGLCKKFKLDKVFEALKSKAESKTKSD; from the coding sequence ATGTCTTCCACAACCATTGAATCCAGAAAAACTGCCATTGTAACCGGGGCATCATCCGGTATTGGCTACGAAATCACCAAAGAGTTAGCAAGAAATGGCTTTATTGTATATGCATGTGCACGAAGATTGGGACCTATCGATGATTTAATCAACGATCTGGCCCCAGAATTGACAACCGAATTGGCGAAAGCTGTTATAAAACCCTACCAATTGGATATATCCAAGGAGGATGAAGTCAAACAATTCCGTgtatttttggaaaaggaACTACCTAATGGGAAATTGGATCTTCTTTACAATAATGCTGGTCAGAGTTGTACATTCCCTGCCTTAGATGTTACTAACGACGTGATGGAACAATGCTTCAAAGTTAATGTTTTTGGTCATGTCAATATGTGCAGGGAACTAGCTTCGTATCTAATCCAGGCAAGAGGGACCATTGTTTTTACAGGGTCGTTGGCAGGTATAACTCCTTTCCCTTTTGGAAGTATATATTCTGCCACGAAAGCTGCCATTCATGAATATGCTAGAGTATTACATCTTGAAATGAAACCATTCGGTGTAAGAGTCATCAATGTGGTTACTGGTGGCGTTGCCACAAACATTGCGGACACAAGACCATTGCCTGATGATTCAGTTTACAATTTTCCCGAAGGTAGAAAGGCCTTCGAATACAGACAATCGATGGCTAAGAACCACCATCCAATGCCTGCAGATGTCTATGCCAAGGAATTAATTAAAGACATTTTGAGTGACAAGGATCCTGTGGATGTTTATAGGGGAAAACTAGCAACCATTATGTCTTATGTGATGATGCTTGTTCCATATAGCTTATTAGAATGGGGATTATGCAAGAAGTTCAAACTTGACAAAGTGTTTGAGGCATTAAAGAGCAAGGCGGAATCCAAGACAAAGTCAGATTGA